The nucleotide window CTCCCATAAAAAAGGATCTAATAATGGTATGTTCTTAGTTGATTACATGATTGGAAAGATTAGTAGCCcaataacaaaaaatacatgaaCCCACTCTGAGAGAGTTAGTCATAGAGCCCACAACAAAGGCCTAAAACAAGACTGTATATGGTAATGAATAGATTCCAACTTCAGACAAAAACTGAGCCTTGGGGAAAAAGCAACCTCCACATGCTGATGATGATGACCTCTCCACCTTTAAGTTCATGTCTTCATCATCAATCTTGATAGCCTTCTTTTGCGGATTAACGGTACCAACGAAAAGCCAGTCATCAAACGACGACGTATTATTGTAGCGAGGTTCTTTGCTTGACTTGCGCTTCTTTCTTTGCTCTGATTCAGAAGTTGTCTTAAGTACTCTTGTCCTCTTCTTACTGTTCTGATCAGACAAAtagtcttcatcttcttcttctgtcaAACAACTCTTCTCAAGTTCATCTGAGACTTGCTTGCTTGCCAAGTCTTCCTCCTTGTTCTTCTCTTTTAGTTGCACCTTTATTTCCATCTTCGATTTAGACATCACCGAATCGAATATAGGTTTTCAGATCACGAAGAAGACGCTTCTATGTGGTTTCAAAGTCGAATAGCGAGAGACGGTGAAAAGAAAACCCTAATGACTGTATTGTTAtgctaagagagagagagaatcagaATTGCGATTGTGAAAATAAGTGATACTGAGGGTTACGCTATCTATTTAAAGACACCTAAGATATCTGCCGACATTTAGAACaaaatctaataaatattttcagaatTATAAAAATGGAATATGTATTGGCCTACCAGAAACTCTTATTTACAAACGGCTATTGGGCTATTAATGGGTTTAAGGTAAATATGGTTCTTTTTAAGGCCCATTCTTTAAGGAAAGATTTCAACGACATGCGTGGCATTCTTAATACCCTTGTAAAAACTGCGTGTTGTTCCGGAATCTCATGGGTTAATGTCTGCGAAGCGTGAAATGAACCGTCTATCTGTTAATACACCGTTTGTGTTTTTGGCTTTCTTTTCGTGACGAAGTAACATGATATGATTGTAGCCATATTATtccatttataaataaaataaaatattttgaggtGGATTATATACAAGTCTACATTTACATTATAAAATCATACCATACAGTGAAAAAATTCTTGAAATATGGATGTGTAATAaggtgaaaaaaataaaacaacggAAGTTGCAacgaaataaaaataacatttgaCTAAAAACACATTTACCACTTGATATAAACGATAACCAACTGTATACAGATTGACAAAATCATAAGTTTGTAAaccatatatgatatatatatatatatactatactgCACGAGTTACATGCATGTACATTTTCAAACAATGAGAACATTCTTGAAATATGAATTCGTGATAGAAAGATCATTCGGTTATAGAAAACATTCACCACAATGCTACAAAAGGATAAAACCTAACATTTAAACTAAAACCAACTATATAcgtattgacaaaaaattaaccAACTATATACATAATTGATGTATAACAAATAGTGGCCAATAATTTGGTAAGATGTTAGAAGtctttaattattaattaattaggaACATGTAAAGTTCATGTTCTAATTATTCTCTTCTACAAGTAGTGCTATTAACTCTTTTAAGTGGTCCTAATTTAATCAAAGACTAATCATTCATTGATGACCAATATCCCTTTTCTATCTGTGTTATCTTCTTTGTTGGGAGTTGAGTTGAAGTCATGACCCTGTTAGAGTTGTCAACCTTTTTGCATCGTTGTAGTATTATTCCAAACTAAG belongs to Brassica rapa cultivar Chiifu-401-42 chromosome A07, CAAS_Brap_v3.01, whole genome shotgun sequence and includes:
- the LOC103832283 gene encoding uncharacterized protein LOC103832283 encodes the protein MEIKVQLKEKNKEEDLASKQVSDELEKSCLTEEEDEDYLSDQNSKKRTRVLKTTSESEQRKKRKSSKEPRYNNTSSFDDWLFVGTVNPQKKAIKIDDEDMNLKVERSSSSACGGCFFPKAQFLSEVGIYSLPYTVLF